Proteins from a genomic interval of Gopherus evgoodei ecotype Sinaloan lineage chromosome 7, rGopEvg1_v1.p, whole genome shotgun sequence:
- the SMIM4 gene encoding small integral membrane protein 4, which translates to MGDPLVIPEMLGRGKIRYFLRLVPGKQYFGMYRFLPFFFLFGGAMEWFMINVRLGEETFYDVYRRKRSERQYEQRMEER; encoded by the exons atgggagACCCGCTAGTCATCCCTGAaatgctggggaggggaaaaataaGATACTTCTTGCGGCTGGTGCCCGGAAAGCAGTACTTTGGCATGTACAgattccttcctttcttctttctctttggGGGAGCCATGGAGTGGTTTATGATCAATGTCCGGCTTGGTGAAGAGACATTTT ATGATGTTTACCGTAGGAAACGCTCAGAGAGACAGTatgagcagaggatggaagaaagATGA